The following coding sequences lie in one Spinacia oleracea cultivar Varoflay chromosome 1, BTI_SOV_V1, whole genome shotgun sequence genomic window:
- the LOC110778224 gene encoding uncharacterized protein — protein MSRLGGRLGGRLGDSEAEEYRIALRMAESGDFDVKTAWYRLSIPLTELQVHREHDISYYSWHNHSDCGDSSRFISDYPLHLLLVQDYVTPVRCTVIHNTMYTIEDKKLVYLNLDHPNIEWKPVSSSPLFIRHTAHP, from the exons ATGAGCCGTTTGGGTGGCCGTTTGGGTGGCCGTTTGGGTGACTCGGAAGCCGAAGAATATCGAATAGCTTTGAGAATGGCTGAAAGCGGGGATTTTGATGTAAAGACAGCGTGGTATAGACTGAGTATCCCCTTAACGGAGCTGCAAGTACACCGTGAACACGATATTAGCTATTACAGCTGGCATAATCACAGTGATTGTGGTGATTCCTCTAGGTTTATTTCCGATTACCCTTTACATTTGTTGCTGGTACAAGATTATGTGACTCCTGTTCGTTGCACTGTAATCCACAATACTATGTATACAATTGAGGATAAAAAACTTGTCTATTTAAATCTTGATCATCCTAATATCGAGTGGAAACCTGTTTCATCATCCCCCCTCTTTATCAG GCACACCGCACACCCCTAA